The Falco biarmicus isolate bFalBia1 unplaced genomic scaffold, bFalBia1.pri scaffold_30, whole genome shotgun sequence sequence agaggaggTCCGGGCAGCCCAGAGTGGCAAggcctctgcaggtcagcacgtgcgtgacgcacgtaaaagcaccggtgctgctggcagactttctgtgccagtttccctgggcaggcgggatgtggcttcagggcagcagggacaagtggaagagcgccaccccaaaacacagctgtctctcataaagaccaagtgcaaaggcaagttgctgcgggagcaccaagaggctcttaaggagcatgtggccatgccgtcagtgaagacggaggatcagatggccaccatcaccacagccagcagacaccaacagcttgactcatctactcggggcatccctggtgagcaggggaaagcccccagtgggcagagcaggagccatgccccacgcagccctgcagccaatgccacagctgtctcccagcccacccgcacccgctgcctccagaaccagctgcagcaggagatggcactgtccacccaacccatcctgcagcggttcaagcgcgagctgcctgcctccccctgcacggcccagcccgagggctctcctggccaccagggccatcaggggacgcagagctcctgctcctctggcagaaacaggccccacaccttggcggccctgcaggaaagaccaacagaaagccacagtgctgggccacaagccacgtgccaggctgtgagaggtgctcagctccgggtgatggagcgggaggacttgatgctgcctggcagcgcatacagccatctcctggagcagagcagacgcctgcagcgtcttctgaaagacctggagaggcaacagagtgcccttgagatggagagccgcctcctgggaaaggacggttctccaagagcgtgcaaggaggcagggagactgcagcagaagaatgctcaactagctgccctcaccttgcggctgggagagcgagccaggcagctgcaggtgaccatccatcgcctggtcaatgctcgcgggccactgcccatccagcgctccgctgagcaactgtgcccgccattgcttcctcagcccaggggtggagaaatgggagagcccagcagagctctgctggcacgggacaagcggcacgacttggcacagaaggcagctgaggggctggaggcccgagcagccgcagatgaagagggatcctctgatgtgagcacccccgggcaagcttgtgaggagttgcaggtgcagctcgccaaggtgacaaatgaaaacacccacctggctgaagaaaacgctcgcctgcgtgggcagatggctttgacagaacaggttcaggctgaaaatgccaacctgaaagggcagctagcgcgactggcagaggagcgagactctgccatccaagcaaccatctgtctttttacccaactggaagcggccaagcgcgagctgacagccatgagggacagggcagaaaggagtcaacagctggagagggaacatgaggagacaaagctggcccacagggagcacagagaacccctgcgagcgtttccagccccgctgaaggaactgagtgatcggtttgaaaagctaaagaaatgctgccagcagctgtttcaggaactggaatggctgggaggagaaagatccaacagcaccgtttccgagccgcagcaggctaacctgggagcagacaaggagtccgtcctgctggaggctatgagaaaacaaccggcagagcttcgagcattcatcgctcgttacagctatgatcctttcgatggtcccaacgagcggcctgagctggagcttccgctagttgctggacaatacgtttacatctttggagacgtggatggagacggttggtacgtgggagagctgaccgacggcacaaggggattgatcccctctaatctcgttgaggaagttccaggtgacgggcgacctgatgacaccacagtctccccagagacaagtgattggtggcagggcatagatgacgtctgtcctgtcttctcatagagcttctcattaaacctcttttaatgacctctctgtgtaatctcactccctgtcctgtttgtctgtgagctgaagggactctgtgcctgctatgggggacgtggcgggggtggactgagtgccagctactggagtcaaggccaggccgtaggcagctctggcttgtggtgccagctactggtgtgcgtcccagtgcagccagtggagtgagggggggtccgagtgcagctactggagccagtggggatctcagccatcaggcactaggggtgcgtcctgagaaaccacagggtatttgcactacagtagcatgtgcagtaaagaaaactggtcttgcagtttgatccaacgctgcatctgcaaacaaaacgaggcggaggcatgaggaacatggatggaaacctcacctgccacaccaaagttacgccacggaaactcttccctttttgtcacctgcctcgggtttggtaaatcttttgccgagtctgaagcaaaggcccattgcctcttcttcctgtttctaacggctaacgtctgggtttcacaggctgctttgttgtgcggcaccgcttacaccccagagttgccttcataaatgcatccttgtactaggaaaggaaaatcgcctgtcatgccagtcataccactgtactaccctacccgcagggcaacagaccgccctgcttgtaagaggatttaatacaggaaataatcctcaagtatctgggtgttttaacagtttaatcacgtgcttgcagtctgactgctgacacaatctaacaagaaaaaatattaagggggctaaatctgtgtttcaaaaaaagtggggtttctctttcccttcctgagaaaacttgctccctctacgtttctgccctgtcatttcatctagcGGCTTCGAAGAAGGGTTTCCCggccagctattttgatgtcatggcgagctctgagatgtttgagtttgttcctttcacgcccccagaacttggagtcctgtggctacaacagcatctctgctgctgtacaaaagcagggcccttgccaggtcctcacgataacgcacttgatgggcaaggtgaacacgttattttacacagcttcagaaatctcactgcattgttgcctgcgaaaagccactttccttttggcatttgagacacctttgaacactgaccatagagccctgtggcaacctctaggcctgggggaaacctgcattagggaggaaatgccttaagaggaaactccccttaagctttgagtgttgttctgtagaaggaagagagttgccttattgccccaggatggggtaggggagcccggaggcagcggtgcctgagcctgggacagggttctccagcctggaggccaaagctgttggtgggactcttccctccggcctcctgcctggtccctgcagggggcaggggacccgtgctggggcagcaaacactgctgtaaagcctaaaggtgtccccaggggctgctcccagctctgcctgggagctgctgccatcagattcacccactagcaagcagttcctggtgcaggagtgacagctgcgtggaggagaacaggtctgggtgtctaataccaaggtctccaacatcagctgagcagcgtttgttttaatggtttgggtttttttttctccccaggagtttccatagtaccccaaagccattttctgtcagaaaaggtgcaggcacgtgcacgagacacgggtgtttctctgtgttgtaactgggaacaaaggcggcttttcttttcattccactTGACGCTGGGTAAGACAAACCTTTGATctgacccagcagagctgttttgatGCTCTTGTACGAACACTGGAGGAATttgctccccctctgctcctaTAGAGAGGAACAGAGCGGTCTCTGCGCACGCCCACTATTCTGTCACAAGCTTGCTCTAAAACACATGGTACCAACAGCCACTGAAAGCCTGAGTGCTTCCAGattcagggatgaggaagaaaactgtgctgGAGCCTGATGTGAGGAGTACAGGCACAGAAGCCTCCTCTGGAGAGTTCTGCACCATAGCATGACCCCAGGTTCTGGACAAGCAAGGGGTTAAGTTAACCTTCCCTCTCCCGAGTTTGGGAGGAGGAGACTAGTTAAAGAGTAGTTCTAACAGAAAGAGGGAATCTGTCAAACAAAACGCTCAACAGTCCCTGAATTGCTCTTCAATTGCTCAAAAAACGAGGCCAGTTATTTAACCAGTTACAGTCCAGGACCAACATCAGGATTCtcacaaatatacaaaacctCCCTCCCAAACAACTACGTGGTTCATGCGCTTAATTCCCCCAGTTCTTGACAAGGAGGTTCGGGTCACGGACTCCAAAGGCCTTCAACAAGGGACAACCTATCATTCTAAAAATGCAATTCAAAAATTCTCGAAACTGACAACATTTAAAGTGCGGTCAACGCTTAATATATTGAGTGGGCACCAATTAAGGAGTGCTGCCAACTCTATGCACTAGCACAGGGATGTGCTCTTCCCTACACAGTACGGAGCAGAACAGTCTAGTCTAGGCTTGAGCTATGCAGAGGCTTGATCAGAATACACATCCCTTTCTAGAAAGATACCCAAGAGGAAGATGACTAATCTTTATAACGCTGGCTGAAAGCAACAATGGGAGGTTTGCACCAGCTGATGATTTCCGATCTAGAAACTTCAGTGAAGGCGTCAAGCTACCGATAGAGCAATAAAACAGTAGCCTCAATGCATacacaaaaatgagattttgagTGCCTACATGCAAGGTAGGTctcatgcagcagaaacagatgcagtCAATCTCCTGAgcttactttgttttcaaaataagaccaaaaaaaagcagagcatgcaTTTGCTGCCTTAACAGAGTAACATCTAGAATGCCCCTCACTCCTCATGAGACTTACAACTTTACATACCGGGAAGACCAGCTACAGGTAGACTGAAGTACAATTACAACTTGTTGTACACCACAAGGTATAAGCCAATGAAGATGCTTTATACCAGTCAAATGTCAATAAACTatactttccacagaaaacagagcttAACAACTATTTACCAGAAACAATCTAAGCGTTTAtctaaatttaagcaaaaatctgCCTCCAGTGGCAATTctcaaaatactcttctttGTTGGAGATTAAAGATGGTATGTTACAACCTAAAAAAGCATCCACTTCATCACCACGAATACACCTGCACTACGCATGTTTCCCATGCAAATGAACACCCTAACTTGGCCAACAGGCTGACACATGTCATGCTCATTAACATGGGATACTTTTTCATTCCGTCTTCTTTTTTATATCTTGCTTTACCAAGCAAACCCTTCACTGTCCATTAAAAGCTTAATTAAAGAAGCCTTCGGTTCTTAAGCAGGCAACAATATTGAAAAGCTATCGGTCCAGACCCTAGCATTACTATCAAATATAGTTAGCTCAAGAAAGATGTTGGTTTACCTCCCTTTACCCCTTACCTGCTCTGGACTGAacaattcttcctgaaaaatcatgAGGGAGAACTCAGCTGCGCGGTGATGTGGTTCTTTGCTCCGTTCTTCATCTGCTTCCTGTGTGGTCAGAAGTTCTTGTAgtattttagcagcagcagcagtttctatAGACAGAGTGGTATCGGCAGCACAAAGAATGTCAGAAGGCTGTAACGGAGACAAATCCAGTGCTCCATCTGCTGCCACCAGAAATGACGTGTCTGAAGTTACAGGAGCGAGACATTCCAGCTGGCTTTCCTCAGTTGAAGAAGGTGTGTAACTATTAACAGGCAGTGCCTGATTTCCATTAAGCTCCAGGATTGAATTCTGGCTCTCTACAGGTGCCACTCCcaccttttcagctttgcatgaTGAATGCACCTCAGCGGCAACCTGAAACATGGCTTCAAGACTGACTtctgccttcttgttttcttcagatgtaTTACATAGCCAGTCAGACGGCATCAGTTCAGCTTCATAAGATGACTGCATTGGaggattctggaaaaaacaaaatacagtgaactTTTGTATAAAAAATTACCATGACAGGATGTGTATTGATTCTGTTTATCCATTTATCCAAAAGCTTGAAAGATTGTCTGTTATTCTCAGTTAAAATAGCAAGtttaaccagaagaaaaaaaacaactgctactttgtcttggttttcattaaccACCTTACTCTTGGCAcgcttcctttcttctattcATGGTCTATCCTGGAGAGAAGGTTACTTACCAGGAGCTGGTGTATGCCTGCAGATGCATTGTCTGCACACCCTTTGCACCGCAGGTGTTAAATATACCCAAGCATTCAAATCAGAGACTTCTGGTCTTAGTAGGACCTGTGGGGGTACATTAGAACCACCCTCTTCACGTGCCACATACGtaatagaaaatgagagagaaaatccacCTGCCTTCAGCTCCTTCTGAAACTCAAGCATTCCTGTTGTTGTAgtataaataaatcagtataaaccacaacatttttaagcaaaagaaaaaggtccaCGTGCTGTAAATGTGCATATGGACAACACAACTTGAGGAACTCACCGCTTCTTAACCAGTAATACCATTTTCCTCCTCAAGTGATTGTCCCTATATAGGCACATCTACACAAGGGGTGCCCCCCAGGGATGCCCCAGTCCCAGGAGGAGTGGGAGTTCAAATACCGATGACAGCAAATACTGCAAAACTGCCCTGCCTGTCACAGCCTCACATCTGGACTCTCCTGTCATGACAGGGTCCCACAAAGGCACAACTCAAAGTCTGCATCAATCTGCATAAAAACCCGACAGAATTTCAGGTCAGAAACCCTTCTTGTAGAACCTACAGAGACTGCCTTTGCCATCACAGATCAGGTCTGAACACTACTacaatttttcactgtaatgacATCACAGGATGACAGGACACAATCAGCAAtccagtgatgatttttttagtagCATTCATATATATcaaataacctttaaaacagaacaaagacaatgaaagagtttttcaaaagcagcaagtccCACCCAAGTGAAATGATAGATGACATTTTAACAGCCAGTGTCTGTACTGCTACTTCTTCCGGAGGTGACTCTGTCAAAGGACACTAGAAGGGTCATTTCTTCTGACAAATACAAGTCATACAATGATGTTGAACAGAAACTCAggtctatttaaaatacagccttctTTTGGAAGAGATCCAGTATGAAGGATTAGTCCTTAGTGCCTGACTATCCTTAGACCTTCTAGCTGAGGTCATGGTTAATGAAAAGCTACTTCCAGAGACAAGTAAATTAGAGAAGAGGAAGCTACAGGATCACCTACTAGGAAAGCCGTATCAGATCAAATGCCAGTGAAGGACTTGGCCTCTCCCTGATGGAGATACCACAAAGAGATGAGATCCCGTCTTCTGGGTGTGTGAAGTCAAGTCCTAGTGTGGATTCGTGTAGATGTGCCAGTTTGTAGATAGCCACAAACTGTGGAGGGTGGGGCGAAAcggagggggaaataaaacctggaatttGAGAAATTTCGGTTAAGctaaatcttttcattaaaggctAAGCcacctttatgtttttatgagaTAGGTTCAAACACTATTCctctcatttgatttttttttcagttctatttttttaaaatgttaacaaggtgtttcatttctgttgcacTGCTTGTTTACTGTCGTAAGTAGTCAGGATTTTAAGATCTGGGTTACCAAACCGTCCAGGAATAAGATCATCCCtgccaaaaaccaaccaaccaaccaaccaacccacccacccacccatacTGAATCTGGTAAACCAGTGAGACTGGTTTATTTTGTAATCAAGTGATTAAGTGAGACTGACAattgtggcagaaataatttcgaaaaaagaaaggagccaagactttttgtactttctagtcttcagtgcataaaaaaatacaacataaagaagctaagcaagaaaaaaaatttagatacaaaaatagtatgagcagaatgaaatattctacaccaggagtcctcaaactacgaCCCGTgggccagatatggccccccagggtcctcaatccgccccccctgtatttacagaagccccacaccaccaccaccccgccgggggttggggggggaaaccaagcagccgcagatgacttccGGCCACCTAATccgcgcaccggccccctgtttagaaagtttgaggacccctgttctgcGCAATACGTTTGACTGATCTTTAAGGTTTAAAACCTTAACCTGGAAAAACATGAGACCAAGGCCTAGGATACTACTTCTTAACAAGGTCTCAGTGCTTTAATACCATTGTACaagttttgcttaattaaaaaaacaaaaatgaaacttaGCCTCACACCGACTAGTATTggacaaatgtttttctcctcgCCCTTTCACCTCAACAGAAAGGCTATCCAGAAAGTCACCAGGGGACACACAAAATCTGGAGGAAGGACACGAATAGCAAACAgaaactccttttgctttaaaggtCCATCTTCCTTTTAGACTGGACACTTTCTAATTCTCACTTGAGATATGCACATGGCAGAgtattgtagaaaaatatttgaaagtctcactttaaaatccatttttgaaaagcaaatgcagaacttttttttcatacctgttgGATAGCAGGCTTGTGAGTACggcactgaagatgcagagTACTACAATTTGCAATGGATGCGGCAACGCTTTGAGTCCCTTGCTGAAGTGGCGGAAGAGAAGCCACAGGCTGGAGTGTGTACGTGGCTCCCGTTGGAAGCGTCTGGAGTACCGGAAAGGCAGCCCCTttatctggaaaagctggggaagccccttgccctggcagcaacCCAAGTGGCCCCTGCTGGATCCAAGTGGAAGGGACTGGAGTCGGATCTAATCTTTGTGCCGGTGAAGTGCTGGGGGCTCGGCACGAGGTTGCCGTGTAGGAGTAAGGAGGGAAAACACCTTGACCGTAAAGTTGATGAAACTGTCCTCCAGtcagcagtcctgcagtggGTACAAAATAAAGCGAAACAAGTGTTAAGGAAAGGagttttcacaggcaaagaaaggcaatatgAGGAGCCAAGGCTCTACAACATGATTTGGGAAGACTGCCTTTGCTCCAGCATACTTAACCCAGAAAGGAGACTGTACTCTTAGACCCGAGCATGCAGTAACTGCTGTGTGGCACACGAGTGAAGCGCCAACACAGAGGTGTCTGCGTAGCATTCAATCTCCTTCAACTGGCAGTAACGAGTTACCCATATTTAGAAATGTGCCATACATCGGAAAGTGTAGTAACTtactaaagcaaacaaaagcaattttgaaagtaCTGTGTGTTAAATcagacaatacattttaaaaaagggacatCATAAAGCAAGATTTTACCAAACTCCTCTACTGACAGCTCACAAACAGCTAAGGGAAGGGCAATGTCAAAATCCTCCAAAGGACTTTGCAAGTACTTTATGACAAGTCATTTAtttggtcaagaaaaaaaattcaaagccagTTTTTCCTCAGTCAGCTCAACTAGTTCAGTGCAGACTAAAATATCCCAGACTTTgccattttgttatttcctagATAGTCCTTTCATTCTTCtctattattttacagtttcctctcagacagttactgtttcatgaaatggtatttgcttttataccaTGACCAGCCCAATTCCTGTTTTGGTGGCTTTCTTGAAACACTGACAGTAACACCCCGAACGCCTGTGCTCATTGATTTCTCTAAGAACTACTGCATTTGTGACTCCCCTGCAGGATTGCATTTAGCCATGAGAATTACAAGTTTCAGGATGGTTCACGTCAATAGGGTTGATCTAGAAGCCAGGCTTTCTCAGACCTGTAGTTTCCAATTCTCgctcaaaaggatttttttttaaaaatagcctcaCATTTACCTCTGGCACTCCTCTGACGGAAGCTAATTCAAGAAATCAGTAACATACAGTCATTATTCTGCAAGTTCACATTTAACCGTTAAGAATcactaaataaataccagctgaCCCTGAAGATTTGCTAAGACTTAACGTATAGGACTGTTTATTCCCTGTTCAGTACTTTCACcatttataaacagagaaggaacaggggtatgaaaatccttttgtttatattttacctttggaTAGGGACATGAAGACTATCTAGTTCTAACACGTAAACAAGACACCACAGGATGCCAAGTTACCCACCTCCCGTTGCCGTACAGGAATTGCTCCTGAATGTTTAACACAGCGTTACATGCTGCAAGACACTGGGAACAGACTgacgctttgcaaacacaagTATCTCTTATCTATCAAATCACCTCACATTTACAGCAAAGACGTGTCCCTAAATAGTCAGTACAGAGCGCAACAGTGCATCGTCAGCCTGTCAGAACTTGACCGCATAGAAACcccaatgttttccttgttctgtctttctagaaaatgagaCTCCTAGAGCAAAAactctgaaactgcagccatcaaaacagaggacaaaaaatgaacaggtcatctctttctaataatttcctttaccaGTGGTCTGCATTACATCAGACAAACCACATGTCATTGAAGTCTGCAATGACTCATCTTAGCCTTAACAACGTTCACATcaaatcattaatttaaatgcttcctaGCCTCCCTACCGAAATAAGTTCCATCCCTTCTCCgatgcttcattttgttgtcTTGGTATTGCACGTGCAGTTCCACACACATCACGGAAAACACCACTTGAATTAGATGACAGTTCCTACCCTGACACAGTAACCAAGAGCATGGTGATACCCTACTCTGCTCTAAATGCCAGCcggtgctgcagagagcagtaccgtcagctgcttctccccttctcctggtcGCACAGTCCTGCCGCTCCTCCTACACCGCGCCTTACAGCTCTGCACCCATGGGGTGCATCACCCGGGTCCAAGAGCCAGCCACAAAAAGGCTGTTAAAGTCTTCTCCGATCGTTGCGCTGAACCAACACGttgctgtatcagctgcaaggaagatgaCAGTTAACACGCCACCAAGGGAATGGGAAGCCGGAgtgctcttctggcagcagcccacagttAGAGCAGCCCAAGAGCACTGCAAAGCGAGATATTCACATCTGCCTTACACAGCGCCAGCTACAAAGCTTTCGGGCCGATACAAAATCTGTGGAATAATCCTGAGGGCTCAGACTTGTCTTGGGAAAACTCAGATCCTCTCAAAGAGcgttagaaagaaagaaaacacgtTGTAgggcttttcagcagtattattttctaattagctCTCACCTACTCATGCAATCcgttttaaaaactgcatagcttgtgaattctttttcaggagACAACCGACAAAAATCTTACTACCAGGCCTTGCCTCCTTTGCACAAAACTAACAGGATGCTCTAGTTATCACTTCACATGACTCACTGTTTCGCACACATTTAATGACAGCTTATTAAGCACCCCTACTGATGGGCATCCTTACCGACGGGCAAGAAGCAGTAACGTTCACCTggtagagctgtgccagctccacagagatCGGGCAAGGGTGTTCTTAGTGTAGTACGCAATGGAGACTGTACTATAGTCTACAGGCAGCCTGAAATACATCTACCTGCATAAACAACAACAGCTTCCCTACACCAGGTGAACTGAGATGCCACCGGCAAGGACAG is a genomic window containing:
- the LOC130143460 gene encoding heat shock factor protein 5-like, giving the protein MAGRGAAERVLPALPRLQPLSTARRPPAPWFKDLQAAPGTAPGWRRGRPELQPPGRSRKLRGMLVAAELKGRRAAAAGFFKTTNFSSFMRQLSLYGFRKVGMLPGSGVVGPGPGPGPEGGQGNGGNCTGPLHRFRSPHFYRDHPALLVHLKRLAKGNKAKMAAGLDVTSRPPNRFQRLLGMPLAGQPLLPPSTLSNANRPGLLTGGQFHQLYGQGVFPPYSYTATSCRAPSTSPAQRLDPTPVPSTWIQQGPLGLLPGQGASPAFPDKGAAFPVLQTLPTGATYTLQPVASLPPLQQGTQSVAASIANCSTLHLQCRTHKPAIQQNPPMQSSYEAELMPSDWLCNTSEENKKAEVSLEAMFQVAAEVHSSCKAEKVGVAPVESQNSILELNGNQALPVNSYTPSSTEESQLECLAPVTSDTSFLVAADGALDLSPLQPSDILCAADTTLSIETAAAAKILQELLTTQEADEERSKEPHHRAAEFSLMIFQEELFSPEQVRGKGR